TGATATTGATCTCCTTATAGTCAGCGATCATTTTGAGAACATACATCAAGAAAGAACAAAAGTAGAAGAATTATTCGGGGTTCGGTTTAATCTTCATGAGTATAATTATTTAGAAGAAATAGAGGATAAGATAAAGGTAGATCCTTTTATAAAAAATACATTGTTCAGAGGAATTATCCTATTAGGATTAGATAATTTACAAATGCTGTTCTCAAAATATCAACAGATTAATGATTTTGAAAGGATTCTTTTCTTTATTGATAGAATAAGAGCTGCAAGAAGAAATTATCTTCAAAAAGATGAAAATACGAGTAAAGAAATTATTAAAATTACTAAAGAACAAATAACTTATTTTATTCTTTCAGAGAAAAATATTAAATATGTTAGTAAAAGAGATGCTGAACAGGCAATAAAAAAGATAGCTGAAGGAAGAAAATTAGAAAAGATAGAAAAGTTGCCGATAGGTAAGAAAATTGATGGATTTGAAGACTTTATTTTTGAGTTATTGGCAGAAAAAATAATAATGGGTGAAGGTTATGGTTGAACAAGAAATTGAAGATGATTTTAAGAGGTCAGTTATTGCATTGGAAGCAGCAGAAAGAAATCTACGAGAAGGTGATATGTTAACAG
This genomic interval from Candidatus Woesearchaeota archaeon contains the following:
- a CDS encoding nucleotidyltransferase domain-containing protein → MELLGNKTALKLLRILIAEPLKQYKEIELIKKAKTGKGSANLVVNELVKANILKEQRVGNAKLISLNLSNKTFFLIKNILDQQKLLKLNERTLAAILLLKEKVRQYCEVCILFGSQIADTATEESDIDLLIVSDHFENIHQERTKVEELFGVRFNLHEYNYLEEIEDKIKVDPFIKNTLFRGIILLGLDNLQMLFSKYQQINDFERILFFIDRIRAARRNYLQKDENTSKEIIKITKEQITYFILSEKNIKYVSKRDAEQAIKKIAEGRKLEKIEKLPIGKKIDGFEDFIFELLAEKIIMGEGYG